Proteins from one Triticum aestivum cultivar Chinese Spring chromosome 7A, IWGSC CS RefSeq v2.1, whole genome shotgun sequence genomic window:
- the LOC123153410 gene encoding cytokinin hydroxylase-like: protein MLPVIVLVLVASPLLLLANAVWITASCYYLTPARIRRILSRQGVHGPTPRLLVGNLHDISALVAESTAGDMGSLSHDIVGRLLPHYVLWSKTFGRLFVYWYGSEPRVCVTDAGMVRELLSSKHAHVTGKSWLQRQGAKHFIGRGLLMANGATWSHQRHVVAPAFMADKLKGRVGHMVECTRQTVRALREAVARGGNEVEMGAHMTRLAGDVIARTEFDTSYETGKRIFHLIEELQRLTARSSRYLWVPGSQYFPSKYRREMKRLNGELEQVLKESIQRNREIADEGRTPSPEACGRGLLGMLLAEMEKKKENAFGHGELGYDAQTIIDECKTFFFAGHETSALLLTWAIMLLATHPEWQDRARAEVAQVCGDAPPAADHLPKLTVLQMVINETLRLYPPATLLPRMAFEDITLGGELRVPRGASVWIPLLAIHHDKAVWGTDAHEFRPDRFAPGRARPGAGRFLPFAAGPRNCVGQAYAMVEAKVVLAMLLASFRFGISDEYRHAPVNVLTLRPRHGVPVRLLPLRSP from the exons ATGTTACCCGTCATAGTCCTAGTGCTCGTTGCATCGCCACTCTTGTTGCTGGCCAATGCCGTATGGATCACCGCCTCATGCTACTACCTCACGCCGGCGAGGATCCGGAGGATCTTGTCCAGACAAGGCGTCCACGGCCCCACGCCACGCCTCCTCGTCGGGAACCTCCATGACATCTCCGCCCTGGTCGCCGAGTCCACCGCCGGGGACATGGGCTCTCTCAGCCACGACATCGTCGGCCGCCTCCTGCCGCACTACGTTCTCTGGTCCAAGACGTTCG GGAGGCTGTTCGTCTACTGGTACGGGAGCGAGCCACGGGTGTGCGTGACGGACGCCGGCATGGTGCGCGAGCTGCTCTCGTCGAAGCATGCGCACGTGACCGGCAAATCGTGGCTGCAGCGGCAGGGCGCCAAGCACTTCATCGGCCGTGGCCTGCTCATGGCGAACGGTGCCACCTGGTCGCACCAGCGCCACGTCGTCGCCCCAGCCTTCATGGCCGACAAGCTCAAGGGAAGGGTCGGGCACATGGTGGAGTGCACGCGGCAGACGGTGAGGGCGCTGCgcgaggcggtggcgcggggcggaAACGAGGTTGAGATGGGCGCGCACATgacgaggctcgccggcgacgtcaTCGCGCGCACCGAGTTCGACACCAGCTATGAGACCGGCAAGCGCATCTTCCACCTCATCGAGGAGCTGCAGCGGCTCACCGCACGCTCCAGCCGCTACCTCTGGGTCCCCGGCAGCCA GTATTTCCCAAGCAAGTACAGGAGAGAGATGAAACGGCTGAACGGGGAGCTGGAGCAGGTTCTCAAGGAGTCGATCCAGCGCAACCGCGAGATCGCGGACGAGGGACGGACGCCGTCACCGGAAGCGTGCGGCCGGGGGCTCCTCGGGATGCTCCTGGCCgagatggagaagaagaaggagaacgcGTTCGGCCACGGCGAGCTGGGGTACGATGCGCAGACGATCATTGACGAGTGCAAGACCTTCTTCTTCGCCGGCCACGAGACATCGGCGCTGCTCCTCACCTGGGCCATCATGCTGCTTGCCACGCACCCCGAGTGGCAGGACAGGGCTCGCGCCGAGGTCGCCCAAGTCTGTGGCGACGCTCCACCCGCCGCAGATCACCTCCCCAAGCTCACCGTC CTGCAGATGGTGATCAACGAGACGCTGCGCCTGTACCCGCCGGCGACGCTGCTGCCGAGGATGGCCTTCGAGGACATCACGCTCGGCGGCGAGCTGCGGGTGCCGAGGGGCGCGTCGGTGTGGATCCCCTTGCTGGCCATCCACCACGATAAGGCCGTGTGGGGCACGGACGCCCACGAGTTCAGGCCGGACAGGTTCGCGCCCGGCCGCGCCCGGCCAGGAGCGGGCCGGTTCCTGCCCTTCGCGGCCGGGCCACGCAACTGCGTCGGGCAGGCGTACGCCATGGTGGAGGCCAAGGTCGTGCTGGCCATGCTGCTCGCGAGCTTCCGCTTCGGCATCTCTGACGAGTACCGCCACGCGCCGGTGAACGTCCTCACTCTCCGGCCGCGCCACGGCGTGCCCGTGCGCCTGCTGCCGCTGCGAAGCCCGTAG